Proteins from a genomic interval of Nautilia sp. PV-1:
- a CDS encoding chemotaxis protein CheW, which produces MGSLNEIVKQQQQSLTQPEENVSEEIVQLVGFIVGEEEFAVPILSIQEIIKPIEWTRVPFTPDYVLGVFNLRGNVLPLIDLRIKFGVSANDIDENTRFIVMKIKDEDVAFIIDRLTSALRIKKKNILPPPDTYSNEDDIIEGVGRMDDGRIITILKVDNLIKREDIVPSQENNL; this is translated from the coding sequence ATGGGAAGTTTAAACGAAATCGTAAAACAGCAGCAACAGTCTCTTACGCAGCCGGAAGAAAACGTTTCTGAAGAGATTGTACAGTTAGTGGGATTTATAGTGGGTGAAGAAGAATTTGCCGTTCCTATTTTATCCATTCAGGAAATTATTAAACCTATAGAATGGACAAGGGTTCCGTTTACTCCTGATTACGTATTAGGCGTGTTTAACTTAAGGGGTAACGTGCTTCCACTTATAGATTTAAGAATAAAATTCGGAGTTTCCGCAAACGATATTGATGAAAATACAAGATTTATCGTTATGAAAATAAAAGACGAGGATGTGGCGTTTATTATTGACAGACTTACTTCCGCCCTTAGAATCAAGAAAAAAAACATACTTCCTCCTCCGGATACTTATTCAAATGAAGATGATATAATTGAAGGCGTGGGAAGAATGGATGACGGAAGAATTATTACTATTTTAAAAGTGGATAATTTAATAAAAAGAGAAGACATAGTGCCTTCTCAGGAAAATAATCTTTAA
- the speA gene encoding biosynthetic arginine decarboxylase: protein MNYGIDIWGANNFFIENGKLKINYGNQPALIDIIEEIEEKGIKGPILLRFPHLIRKQINSLYISFNKAIKEFDYKGKFQAVFPLKVNQFPTFLKPLIKIAHKYNYGLEAGSKAELILAMAYNNKNAPITINGFKDKDMIRLAFIAGFMGFDVTITIEGLNELKSIIEVSTEYHKMPVNIGIRIRLHTSGVGIWAKSGGIESKFGLSSTEIIEAIEILKQNGILDKLKMIHFHIGSQINDISPLKKAIRESGNIYADLRKLGAKNLSAINIGGGLAVEYSQWEEKRDKNYSIEEFSNDVVYLLKEISNKKQVPMPDIFTESGRFIASPSTILIAPVIELFSQEYTEKSLRLKNKNPDLVEELFDLYDTLNESNYIEYFHDALDHFESLLTLFDLGYIDLIDRSNSEILVHLIIKKALKFATSRGFKNKELKSINEKIQEKYLANFSIFQSLPDFWGLGQRFPVMPITKLNISPNRSATIWDITCDSDGEIPFNKENPIYLHDVDLNKEKYYLGFFLVGAYQEILGMKHNLFSFTNEAIVSFDEEGNHQIEFLEPTQKIREILIDLDYDINELEWRLKDNIENNIKNEEKQKEIFGELLLLLNDMVYLKD, encoded by the coding sequence ATGAACTACGGAATAGATATCTGGGGTGCCAACAATTTCTTTATAGAAAACGGCAAACTGAAAATAAACTACGGAAACCAGCCGGCTCTTATAGACATAATAGAAGAAATAGAAGAAAAAGGAATAAAAGGGCCTATTCTTCTCAGATTTCCCCATCTCATCAGAAAACAGATCAATTCATTATACATATCATTCAATAAAGCTATTAAAGAGTTTGATTACAAAGGAAAATTCCAGGCGGTATTCCCGCTTAAAGTAAACCAGTTTCCTACTTTTTTAAAACCTCTCATTAAAATAGCGCATAAATACAATTACGGACTGGAAGCCGGAAGCAAGGCGGAACTTATCCTGGCAATGGCTTATAACAACAAAAACGCCCCTATCACTATTAACGGATTTAAAGACAAAGACATGATACGCCTGGCATTCATAGCCGGTTTTATGGGATTTGACGTAACTATTACTATTGAAGGACTAAATGAGCTCAAATCCATTATAGAAGTCAGTACCGAATACCACAAAATGCCGGTAAATATCGGTATCCGTATTCGTCTTCATACAAGCGGCGTCGGGATATGGGCTAAAAGCGGGGGGATTGAGAGCAAATTCGGACTAAGCTCTACCGAAATTATAGAAGCCATTGAAATACTCAAACAAAACGGCATACTGGACAAACTTAAAATGATCCATTTCCATATCGGCAGTCAGATAAACGATATATCGCCGCTTAAAAAAGCTATCCGTGAAAGCGGTAACATATATGCGGATTTAAGAAAGCTCGGAGCCAAAAACCTGAGCGCCATCAATATTGGCGGAGGACTTGCGGTAGAGTATTCACAGTGGGAGGAAAAACGTGACAAAAACTATTCAATTGAGGAATTCAGCAACGACGTTGTGTATCTTTTAAAAGAAATTTCAAACAAAAAACAGGTTCCTATGCCTGATATTTTCACTGAAAGCGGACGATTTATCGCATCGCCTTCCACTATATTAATAGCACCGGTAATCGAACTTTTTTCTCAGGAATATACCGAAAAATCCTTAAGGTTAAAAAACAAAAACCCCGATCTGGTGGAAGAACTGTTTGATCTTTATGATACACTTAACGAAAGCAACTATATTGAATATTTTCATGACGCTCTGGATCATTTTGAAAGTCTGCTTACACTTTTTGATTTGGGATATATAGACCTTATAGACAGAAGCAACAGCGAAATACTTGTACATCTTATAATTAAAAAAGCTCTCAAATTCGCAACTTCCAGAGGATTTAAAAATAAAGAGCTTAAATCAATTAACGAAAAAATACAGGAAAAATACCTTGCAAACTTTTCTATTTTTCAGAGTCTGCCTGATTTTTGGGGACTCGGACAGAGATTTCCTGTTATGCCTATAACAAAACTGAATATTAGCCCAAACAGAAGTGCGACTATATGGGATATCACCTGCGACAGCGACGGAGAAATACCTTTTAACAAAGAAAACCCTATATATTTACATGACGTTGACCTGAACAAAGAAAAATATTATTTAGGATTTTTCCTTGTAGGAGCCTATCAGGAAATTTTGGGTATGAAACACAACCTTTTCAGCTTCACAAATGAAGCTATCGTAAGTTTTGACGAAGAAGGAAACCACCAAATAGAATTTCTTGAACCGACCCAAAAAATAAGGGAAATATTAATCGATCTTGATTATGATATAAACGAACTTGAATGGAGATTAAAAGACAATATAGAAAACAACATTAAAAACGAAGAAAAACAAAAAGAGATTTTCGGAGAGCTTTTACTACTCCTTAACGATATGGTTTATCTGAAAGATTAA
- the hisS gene encoding histidine--tRNA ligase, giving the protein MIKALRGMKDIEDPRFLKIFDTAREIAENYGYSYIETPILEETSLFKRSVGESSDIVNKEMYQFIDKGGNDVCLRPEGTAGVVRSFIEHKYDRQQTPKRFWYFGPMFRYERPQKGRLREFHQFGIESFGEPSIYEDINIIALAADIFDSLGIDYTLKINSLGCSVCMPEYRNKLVEFLNSHKEELCEDCQRRITQNPIRTLDCKQQSCQEILKDAPKITDNLCENCQKDFETLKKGLENLGISYEVDKNLVRGLDYYTKTTFEFVSTEIGAQSAICGGGRYDRLVEFLGGKSTPGVGFAIGVERILELVKTDEIRDGIYMGAMLDEALPFIQKEAKKLRHNQKVFVETKTKSLKAHLKAADKGGYKKALIVGEEELKEGKFFEKEL; this is encoded by the coding sequence ATGATTAAAGCGTTAAGAGGAATGAAAGACATTGAGGACCCTCGTTTTTTAAAAATATTCGATACCGCCAGGGAAATTGCCGAAAATTACGGATATTCATACATAGAAACCCCTATTTTAGAAGAAACGTCTTTGTTTAAAAGAAGCGTGGGAGAAAGCAGCGACATAGTAAATAAAGAGATGTATCAGTTTATAGACAAAGGGGGCAACGACGTCTGCCTAAGACCCGAAGGGACGGCGGGAGTTGTCAGAAGCTTTATAGAGCACAAATACGACAGACAGCAGACTCCTAAGAGATTTTGGTATTTCGGACCTATGTTCAGATATGAAAGACCGCAAAAAGGAAGACTGAGGGAATTCCACCAGTTCGGAATTGAAAGCTTCGGAGAACCTAGCATATACGAAGATATAAACATCATTGCCCTTGCGGCGGATATTTTCGATTCTTTAGGAATTGATTACACTCTTAAAATCAACTCTTTGGGATGCAGCGTATGCATGCCTGAATACAGAAACAAACTGGTTGAATTTTTAAATTCGCACAAAGAAGAACTCTGCGAAGACTGTCAAAGAAGAATCACCCAAAACCCTATAAGAACACTTGACTGTAAACAGCAAAGCTGTCAGGAGATTCTAAAAGACGCCCCAAAAATTACGGACAACCTCTGCGAAAACTGCCAAAAAGACTTCGAAACACTGAAAAAAGGTCTTGAAAATCTCGGCATCAGTTACGAAGTGGACAAAAACCTCGTAAGAGGTCTTGATTATTACACAAAAACGACTTTTGAATTCGTATCAACCGAAATCGGAGCCCAAAGCGCAATATGCGGAGGCGGAAGATATGACAGGCTGGTTGAGTTTTTAGGAGGGAAATCCACACCGGGAGTCGGATTCGCAATAGGAGTGGAAAGAATTCTGGAACTTGTTAAAACAGACGAAATCAGAGACGGTATATATATGGGTGCAATGCTTGACGAAGCTTTGCCTTTTATACAAAAAGAAGCAAAAAAACTAAGACACAACCAAAAAGTGTTCGTAGAAACAAAAACAAAATCTTTAAAAGCGCATCTTAAAGCCGCAGACAAAGGCGGATACAAAAAAGCTCTTATAGTAGGTGAAGAAGAGCTAAAAGAAGGAAAATTTTTCGAAAAAGAGCTATAA
- a CDS encoding TIGR00282 family metallophosphoesterase: MNILFIGDIVGKPGRKMVKKFLPSLKKEYQINYVIANYENAAHGFGVTEKVYKELKTAGVDIFTGGNHTFDKKKDAFTLLEEKKILRPLNYFEAPGEWYYEDDNIIVISAMGIFAMPYGKNPFIELNQFVEGKDKFIFVDFHAEATAEKRAMYLMLKGRVGAVVGTHTHIGTDDLEIEDGTCYLTDIGLTGCRDNVIGMEAKAPIAHMLTGLKHNFDVKEKCEAIFQALLIKTDENKSVSAKKFKAVGEGELYVSQEVEVGV, from the coding sequence ATGAATATACTTTTTATAGGCGATATTGTAGGCAAACCGGGAAGAAAAATGGTTAAGAAATTTCTTCCCTCTTTAAAAAAAGAGTATCAGATTAATTACGTAATTGCTAATTACGAAAACGCGGCGCACGGTTTTGGTGTGACGGAAAAAGTGTATAAAGAATTGAAAACTGCGGGAGTGGATATTTTTACGGGAGGAAATCATACTTTTGATAAGAAAAAAGACGCTTTTACGCTGCTTGAAGAAAAAAAAATATTAAGACCGCTGAATTATTTTGAAGCTCCGGGAGAATGGTATTATGAAGACGATAATATTATCGTAATAAGTGCAATGGGGATATTTGCGATGCCTTACGGCAAAAACCCGTTTATAGAGCTCAATCAATTTGTAGAAGGAAAAGATAAGTTTATTTTTGTGGATTTCCACGCGGAAGCCACAGCAGAAAAAAGAGCCATGTATCTTATGCTAAAAGGCAGGGTGGGAGCCGTGGTAGGTACGCATACGCATATCGGTACCGATGATCTGGAAATAGAGGACGGAACCTGTTATCTGACGGATATAGGTCTTACGGGCTGCAGGGATAACGTAATTGGCATGGAAGCGAAAGCGCCTATTGCCCATATGCTGACAGGTCTTAAGCATAATTTTGACGTAAAAGAGAAATGCGAGGCTATTTTTCAGGCGCTGCTTATTAAAACCGACGAAAATAAGAGCGTATCGGCTAAAAAGTTTAAAGCCGTTGGTGAGGGCGAGTTGTATGTTTCCCAGGAGGTTGAAGTTGGAGTTTAG
- a CDS encoding 3-methyladenine DNA glycosylase — MEFSNSYELLKELRSKNLLINKPKYWWPNYGTFEVVVGAVLTQNTKWENVEKALNKWKMENGEWRIEDVASLDPVFLSEIIKPAGFYNQKSKRLIALSRNILRDFGSFESFRENVNREWLLEQKGIGFETADSILCYACGRDIMVVDAYTRRLLKKKGYEFETYDEMREWCERGIEENWDKLSDVYENDLNLCYARFHGKIVEFMKKK; from the coding sequence TTGGAGTTTAGCAATTCTTACGAGCTTCTAAAAGAACTAAGAAGCAAAAATCTTTTAATAAACAAACCTAAATACTGGTGGCCGAATTACGGCACGTTTGAAGTGGTGGTCGGAGCCGTTTTGACACAAAACACAAAATGGGAAAACGTCGAAAAAGCCCTTAATAAATGGAAAATGGAAAATGGTGAATGGAGAATTGAAGATGTTGCAAGTTTAGACCCGGTATTTTTGTCTGAAATTATAAAACCGGCGGGTTTTTACAATCAAAAGTCAAAGCGCCTTATAGCTTTGAGCCGGAATATTCTAAGGGATTTCGGCAGTTTTGAAAGTTTCAGGGAAAATGTAAACAGAGAGTGGCTGCTTGAACAAAAAGGCATAGGGTTTGAGACGGCCGATTCTATTCTTTGCTATGCATGCGGACGTGATATAATGGTAGTAGACGCATATACCAGAAGGCTTCTTAAGAAAAAAGGATATGAATTTGAAACGTATGATGAAATGAGAGAGTGGTGCGAAAGAGGAATTGAAGAAAACTGGGATAAACTCTCTGATGTTTACGAGAATGATTTGAATTTGTGCTATGCAAGATTTCATGGTAAAATCGTTGAATTTATGAAGAAAAAATAA
- a CDS encoding M48 family metallopeptidase — translation MDRLFFNGAEIRYKIVKKPIKNLYLEVKEGFVEIRCNGFVPKRHIEKFILKHAEHIIHKLSEKEFFYLFGKKYDKNGADVKELFKEKLPPVVLKYVKTYSEKMNLYPSRVSFRFNKTRWGSCSPKNSISFNYYLAQLPEELIEYVVVHELAHIKHKNHSNKFWDEVARYLPDVKKRRKLLKEFEKKI, via the coding sequence ATGGACAGACTTTTTTTCAACGGGGCTGAAATAAGATATAAAATAGTTAAAAAACCTATTAAAAATCTGTATCTGGAAGTAAAAGAAGGATTTGTGGAAATAAGGTGCAACGGATTCGTGCCTAAAAGACATATAGAAAAATTTATTCTAAAACATGCAGAGCATATTATTCATAAACTTTCCGAAAAAGAGTTTTTTTATCTTTTCGGTAAAAAATATGATAAAAACGGAGCTGATGTAAAAGAGCTGTTTAAAGAAAAACTGCCTCCTGTCGTTTTGAAATATGTAAAAACATATTCGGAAAAAATGAATCTGTATCCAAGCAGGGTTTCTTTCAGATTTAATAAAACAAGATGGGGCAGCTGCAGCCCTAAAAACAGTATAAGTTTCAATTATTATCTCGCGCAGCTTCCGGAAGAGCTGATAGAGTATGTGGTAGTACACGAACTAGCTCACATAAAGCATAAAAACCATTCGAATAAATTCTGGGATGAGGTGGCGAGGTATCTTCCGGACGTAAAAAAAAGAAGAAAACTTCTAAAAGAATTTGAAAAGAAAATATAA
- the rmuC gene encoding DNA recombination protein RmuC: MENIYLIIGILGALVLSVGFTAFVLRKKAEKLLEELSKKEDELNEINAALQYEKTQNAICEEQIKNLNEYKSRHELLESEYIKNKEILKEIQTKYEEAKSQLTEKELKNRSFEEEIENLRKENSNLNIQLQELKTKYEEAQKQLFEKTGELENVYEELKRLRELSSKLSVENQELKTKLEESEKSFEEKLELLKKSEEKLKESFENLANEILEKTNEKMTKTSKESLSQILNPLQNQMKEFKEKIEFLSKDEAEKISALQNELKNLKELSHKLSTDAENLTKALKGESKTQGNWGELVLERVLELSGLEEGREFEREVSLNDEDNKRYRPDVIVHLPNNRDVIIDAKTSLNAYQEYIKTEDKAYIKAHIQALKNHIDSLAEKKYENLKGVNSLDFIFMFVPIENALMLALENDSGLFEYAFKKRVVLVSPTTLLVSLRAIESSWRFERQAKNIDEVVKAAENLYDKVRGFTEDFEKVGKSLESAQKSFDNAKNRLTSGRGNVIRQIEILKEKAGIKPKKEISKDLSDSAMLE; encoded by the coding sequence ATGGAAAATATTTATTTAATAATCGGTATTTTAGGGGCTTTGGTTCTGTCTGTGGGATTTACGGCATTTGTTTTGAGAAAAAAAGCCGAAAAACTTTTGGAAGAGCTTTCAAAGAAAGAAGATGAACTGAATGAGATTAATGCAGCCCTGCAGTATGAAAAAACGCAAAATGCAATCTGTGAAGAACAGATTAAAAATTTAAACGAATACAAAAGCAGACATGAACTGCTTGAAAGCGAATATATAAAAAATAAAGAAATTTTAAAAGAAATTCAGACTAAATATGAAGAAGCGAAGAGTCAGTTAACGGAAAAAGAATTAAAAAATAGAAGTTTTGAAGAAGAAATAGAAAATTTAAGAAAAGAAAACTCCAACCTTAACATTCAGCTTCAGGAATTAAAAACCAAATATGAAGAAGCTCAAAAACAGCTCTTTGAAAAAACCGGAGAACTTGAAAATGTTTATGAGGAACTAAAGCGGTTAAGGGAGTTAAGCTCCAAACTTTCCGTAGAAAACCAGGAGTTGAAAACAAAACTTGAAGAGAGTGAAAAATCTTTTGAAGAAAAACTGGAGCTTCTCAAAAAAAGCGAGGAAAAATTGAAAGAATCGTTTGAAAACCTCGCAAACGAAATCTTGGAAAAAACAAATGAAAAAATGACAAAAACCTCAAAAGAAAGCCTCTCTCAAATATTGAACCCTTTACAAAACCAGATGAAAGAGTTTAAAGAAAAAATAGAATTTTTAAGTAAAGACGAAGCAGAAAAAATCAGCGCTCTGCAAAACGAACTGAAAAACTTAAAAGAACTAAGCCATAAACTCTCAACCGATGCGGAAAACCTGACAAAAGCGCTTAAGGGCGAGAGTAAAACACAGGGTAACTGGGGTGAGCTTGTTCTTGAGAGGGTGCTTGAGCTAAGCGGTCTGGAAGAGGGCAGAGAATTTGAAAGGGAAGTGAGTTTAAACGACGAGGACAATAAAAGATACCGTCCGGACGTAATCGTTCATCTTCCGAATAACAGAGATGTGATAATCGATGCCAAAACTTCTCTTAACGCATATCAGGAATATATAAAAACGGAAGATAAAGCGTATATCAAAGCACATATTCAGGCGCTTAAAAACCATATAGACTCGCTTGCCGAAAAAAAATACGAAAATCTTAAAGGCGTAAATTCCCTTGATTTTATTTTTATGTTCGTTCCTATCGAAAATGCGCTAATGCTGGCGCTTGAAAACGATTCTGGGCTTTTTGAGTATGCGTTTAAAAAAAGAGTGGTGCTCGTTTCTCCTACGACTCTTTTGGTATCGTTAAGAGCTATTGAGAGCAGCTGGAGATTTGAAAGACAGGCCAAAAATATTGATGAAGTGGTAAAAGCCGCCGAAAATCTTTATGATAAAGTAAGAGGCTTTACGGAAGATTTCGAAAAAGTCGGAAAGTCTCTTGAAAGCGCCCAAAAGTCATTTGACAATGCCAAAAACAGACTCACTTCCGGAAGAGGCAACGTAATAAGACAAATTGAAATACTTAAAGAAAAAGCCGGAATCAAACCTAAAAAGGAAATATCGAAAGATTTAAGCGACAGCGCTATGTTAGAATAA
- the polA gene encoding DNA polymerase I, with protein sequence MTLTIIDTFGFLFRNFYALPPLKSKKGFPTGMITGFLNFVSSLGKDFETDYIVFTIDSKEKETFRKEIFKDYKANRPEAPEDLKAQLPVAIDLINEMGFKMIEIPGFESDDIIASLAKLAASKGIKVKIVSHDKDMYQLIDDDKIVIFDPIKKVEINEAKCIEKFGVHPKDFINFQALVGDSSDNIPGVKGVGVKTAAKLINQYKTLENLYDHIDEIKGALQKKLIADKENAFLSRKLVTLKTDLFDSINLEEFKYPEINPILKVADRLIDLDITSILERVKKEGLYVKTKMPDNQVKFDAILIENEKELFEIIDKIGDRIVAFDTETDGLENPNIVGFSFAFEESKAYYVPINHFYLGVTDQIPQNKALEAIQKILNKKVIGHNLKFDFKMLKKYGLDIPVPFADTMIMAWILDPDSSVGLDSAAKRYLDHTNIKFKEIIGKRKNFSEVDIKEAAKYAAEDAIISLKLYKTLKDKLWEEVKWDFENIEMPFVNLLIDIESQGIKLDIEYMHKLQIEITEKLKNLTEEIYALAGHEFNIKSPKQLGHILFEVLKLPAKKKTKTGYSTDEKVLNSLKHAHPIMEKLLEYRKLDKLLSTYIIPLQEYAKKDENHKIYTNFLQTGTATGRLSSKNPNLQNIPTSTEINIRDAFIAEKKFVSLDYSQIELRLLAHFSKDEHLINAFLQDKDIHLETAVKIFGEDKAKEYRPVAKSINFGLIYGMGPKKLSETINVSTKEAKEFIEKYFASFPTVKTFLENTKTEAREKGYVETLLKRRRFFDFAAANARTIANFEREAVNTIFQGSAADIIKKAMLEIKTKFPSSKMLLQIHDELIFEIDSHDEAYEYKEIMQNVFKLEVPLKVGISFGKRWGELK encoded by the coding sequence ATGACTTTAACTATAATCGACACTTTCGGATTTTTATTTCGCAACTTTTACGCACTTCCTCCTCTTAAAAGCAAAAAAGGGTTTCCTACAGGTATGATTACGGGATTTTTAAACTTCGTATCTTCTTTGGGAAAAGATTTTGAAACGGATTATATTGTATTTACTATTGATTCAAAAGAAAAAGAAACCTTCAGAAAAGAGATATTCAAAGATTACAAGGCCAACCGTCCTGAAGCACCGGAAGATTTAAAGGCGCAGCTTCCTGTAGCAATAGATTTAATTAACGAAATGGGATTTAAAATGATAGAAATCCCGGGATTCGAAAGCGACGATATCATCGCGTCCCTTGCCAAACTTGCCGCAAGCAAAGGCATTAAAGTTAAAATAGTAAGTCATGATAAAGACATGTATCAACTAATAGACGATGACAAAATAGTAATATTCGACCCCATTAAAAAAGTAGAAATAAACGAAGCAAAATGCATAGAAAAATTCGGCGTCCATCCTAAAGATTTTATAAACTTTCAGGCTCTTGTCGGAGATTCCAGCGACAATATCCCGGGAGTTAAAGGAGTGGGAGTAAAAACCGCCGCAAAACTTATCAACCAGTATAAAACACTTGAAAACCTTTACGACCATATAGACGAAATAAAAGGAGCGCTTCAAAAAAAACTTATAGCAGACAAAGAAAACGCATTTTTAAGCCGTAAACTCGTTACTTTAAAAACGGATCTTTTTGACAGTATAAACCTTGAAGAATTCAAATATCCTGAAATAAACCCTATTTTAAAAGTAGCGGACAGACTTATAGACTTAGACATCACCTCGATATTGGAGAGAGTCAAAAAAGAAGGCCTTTACGTAAAAACCAAAATGCCCGACAATCAGGTAAAGTTCGACGCAATACTTATAGAAAACGAAAAAGAGCTTTTTGAAATTATCGATAAAATAGGAGACAGAATCGTAGCTTTCGATACTGAAACCGACGGTCTGGAAAATCCTAATATCGTAGGCTTCAGCTTCGCTTTTGAAGAATCAAAAGCTTATTATGTACCTATAAACCACTTCTATTTGGGAGTTACGGATCAGATACCGCAAAACAAAGCACTTGAAGCCATACAAAAAATACTAAATAAAAAGGTAATAGGACACAATCTGAAATTTGATTTCAAAATGCTTAAAAAATACGGATTAGATATTCCGGTTCCGTTTGCCGATACTATGATAATGGCCTGGATTTTAGACCCGGATTCTTCGGTAGGACTCGACAGCGCGGCAAAAAGATATCTTGACCATACAAATATAAAATTCAAAGAAATAATAGGAAAACGAAAAAATTTCTCGGAAGTGGACATTAAAGAAGCCGCAAAATACGCGGCTGAAGACGCAATAATTTCACTTAAACTGTATAAAACCCTAAAAGACAAACTATGGGAAGAAGTAAAATGGGATTTCGAAAATATAGAAATGCCTTTTGTAAATCTTTTAATAGATATAGAATCGCAGGGTATTAAACTCGATATTGAATATATGCATAAACTCCAAATAGAAATCACCGAAAAATTAAAAAACCTCACAGAAGAAATATACGCCCTAGCCGGTCACGAGTTTAACATCAAATCACCCAAACAGCTGGGACATATTCTATTTGAAGTATTAAAACTTCCTGCAAAGAAAAAAACCAAAACAGGCTATTCAACCGATGAAAAAGTGCTAAATTCCCTTAAACACGCCCATCCTATTATGGAAAAACTCCTCGAATACAGAAAACTGGACAAACTTTTAAGCACATATATCATTCCTTTGCAGGAATACGCAAAAAAAGACGAAAACCATAAAATATATACCAACTTTTTACAGACGGGAACTGCCACCGGGAGACTTTCAAGTAAAAACCCGAACCTTCAAAACATTCCCACTTCCACGGAAATAAATATCCGCGACGCTTTTATAGCCGAAAAAAAATTCGTAAGTCTGGATTATTCCCAGATAGAGCTTAGACTTCTTGCTCATTTTTCTAAAGACGAACATCTCATAAACGCCTTTTTACAGGATAAAGATATTCACCTTGAAACCGCCGTAAAAATATTTGGAGAAGACAAAGCAAAAGAATACCGTCCGGTGGCTAAATCAATCAACTTCGGACTTATATACGGAATGGGCCCTAAAAAACTCAGTGAAACAATAAACGTTTCCACAAAAGAAGCTAAAGAATTCATAGAAAAATATTTTGCTTCATTCCCTACCGTTAAAACGTTTTTGGAAAACACCAAAACCGAGGCAAGGGAAAAAGGATACGTTGAAACGCTTCTAAAAAGAAGAAGATTTTTCGATTTTGCAGCCGCCAACGCAAGAACAATAGCAAACTTTGAAAGAGAAGCGGTCAATACGATATTCCAAGGAAGTGCGGCCGATATAATCAAAAAAGCGATGCTTGAAATAAAAACAAAATTTCCGTCATCCAAAATGCTTCTTCAAATACACGATGAACTTATTTTCGAAATAGACTCACACGATGAAGCATACGAATACAAAGAAATTATGCAAAACGTATTTAAACTAGAAGTTCCGCTAAAAGTCGGAATCAGCTTCGGAAAAAGATGGGGAGAACTGAAATAA